A window from Desulfurispora thermophila DSM 16022 encodes these proteins:
- a CDS encoding PD-(D/E)XK nuclease family protein codes for MGILRLVVGRAGYGKTSLCLEEIAAEVRREALGRPLLLLTPPQSTFNMEKELAERGGSLRAQVYSFRRLAWRVLRETGGLSGRPVGDMGRQMLLKSILIEKRDQLHLLGSQQNQPGFLAALAELIGELKMSCLEAADLEVAAGTSQDLYLRRKLMDLALVLRALEERMAGRLVDPDDYLNLLARQLPHSRAWRDCQVWVDGFISFTPQELRVLEVLLGHCARVTVTLCLDPVYLAAPPPPADPFCRPWQTLQQLRRLARACGAPLVEQKLPGARRRLAPYPVRDYLEQHFFALHPPAYRGRLGDEIHILAGANPRAEVEGVARALRRHIRRGLLRPGQAAVLVRDAETYLPLFRQILADYEIPFFIDQPRSAMHHPLVELLRSALEVWQKEWAYDPLFRYLKTGLAGLTPDEVDRLENYVLAAGVRGSSWYSAKDWQYDPFRPGEPDEAAAAGRAQYMAEINDLRRRAARPLRAAQQSWQRLLKQQGVISGRQWAGIVLKLCLDLNLPQQLYAMQQAALDAGDPALFHQHRQVWRAVMNLLDQLVEVLGDVPLQLAEVAAVLDAGLAALRYSLIPPGLDQVIVGDMERSRLPRGIRALFLCGLNEGCLPAAAKSQGILNAAERDKLAAIWPDRLTATSVSMQYEQFLLYRLLAESAGQLWFCYPLGDAEGKSRLPAQPLRRLRELLPVREEVVLPEVVPARPPWEQNEHLGRLLSGLTACWQTARRGGYVHPGWWQVYNVMLQSPEWRSRLSSLRQGLWEVNQEKPLGGQLAARLWLKKQGGRTVLYSSSSRLERFASCPFAHFLSYGLGLVERQQHKLAPPDTGRLYHTVLQDFVQYVQNHGLDWAQVDDALIQTVCGQLLEKHGRRLQNAILFSNARQRAVLRRLQTNLERALRALVRQMRHSAFRPAACEVRFGTGGATPVPHLEVPLSGGALLALTGQIDRLDLASGPGGELYYRVVDYKTGPSSLALPELLAGTQLQLLVYLSAARQVLTAGAGGVPLPAGAFYMPVHSAPLKLDEPLPPDRLALEQLKQFRLQGLVVNHGARFWPLLDSQLRAGVVSVLVPVCLTREGDVHKNYLASIFTREELAVLQNSLQQLLQRLGQDILAGRVDIAPLKVGGRSACDYCLYYPVCRFDLWLPENSYRLLGARTKQLREQVSGLAGRKGEETIVLYRLDR; via the coding sequence GTGGGCATTTTGCGCCTGGTGGTGGGCCGGGCCGGCTATGGCAAGACCAGCCTCTGCCTGGAGGAAATTGCCGCAGAGGTGCGGCGGGAGGCCCTGGGCCGGCCGCTGCTGCTGCTCACGCCGCCCCAGTCCACTTTCAACATGGAAAAGGAGCTGGCCGAGCGGGGCGGTAGCCTGCGCGCCCAGGTGTACAGTTTCCGCCGGCTGGCCTGGCGCGTGCTGCGCGAGACGGGCGGCCTGTCCGGTCGTCCGGTGGGCGATATGGGTCGCCAGATGCTTTTAAAAAGCATATTAATTGAAAAAAGAGACCAGCTCCATTTGCTGGGGAGCCAGCAAAACCAGCCCGGTTTTCTGGCCGCGCTGGCCGAGCTGATTGGCGAACTGAAAATGAGCTGTCTGGAAGCCGCAGATTTGGAGGTTGCCGCCGGCACCAGTCAGGATCTCTACCTGCGGCGCAAACTCATGGACCTGGCGCTGGTGCTGCGCGCGCTGGAGGAAAGGATGGCCGGCCGGCTGGTCGACCCGGACGATTACTTAAACCTGCTGGCCCGGCAACTGCCGCACAGCCGGGCCTGGCGTGACTGCCAGGTCTGGGTGGACGGGTTTATCTCTTTTACACCGCAGGAACTGCGGGTGCTGGAAGTATTGCTGGGGCATTGTGCCCGGGTTACCGTCACCCTGTGCCTGGACCCGGTTTACCTGGCAGCACCGCCGCCACCGGCCGACCCCTTTTGCCGCCCCTGGCAAACCCTGCAGCAATTGCGCCGTCTGGCCCGGGCCTGCGGTGCACCGCTCGTCGAGCAAAAACTGCCAGGGGCGAGGCGTCGTTTGGCCCCTTACCCGGTCCGGGATTATCTGGAGCAGCACTTTTTTGCGCTTCACCCTCCCGCTTACCGGGGCCGGTTGGGCGATGAAATCCACATCCTGGCCGGTGCTAATCCGCGGGCCGAAGTGGAAGGGGTGGCGCGCGCCCTGCGCCGCCATATCCGGCGGGGGCTTTTGCGCCCGGGGCAGGCGGCCGTCCTGGTGCGCGATGCGGAGACCTACCTGCCCCTTTTCCGGCAGATCCTGGCCGATTACGAGATTCCCTTTTTCATAGATCAGCCGCGCAGCGCCATGCATCATCCCCTGGTGGAGCTTTTGCGCTCGGCCCTGGAAGTATGGCAGAAAGAATGGGCTTACGACCCGCTGTTTCGCTATTTGAAGACCGGTCTGGCCGGCCTTACCCCGGACGAGGTGGACCGGCTGGAAAACTACGTACTGGCGGCCGGGGTGCGCGGCAGCAGCTGGTACAGCGCCAAGGACTGGCAGTACGACCCTTTTCGGCCGGGCGAACCGGACGAGGCTGCAGCGGCCGGTCGGGCGCAGTACATGGCCGAAATAAATGACCTGCGCCGGCGCGCTGCCCGGCCTTTGCGCGCCGCCCAGCAATCCTGGCAGCGCCTGTTAAAGCAGCAGGGGGTGATCAGCGGCCGGCAGTGGGCGGGTATTGTGCTGAAACTCTGCCTGGACCTGAATCTGCCCCAGCAGCTCTACGCCATGCAGCAGGCCGCCCTGGATGCCGGTGATCCGGCCCTTTTTCACCAGCACCGCCAGGTCTGGCGGGCGGTGATGAACCTGCTGGACCAACTGGTGGAAGTGTTGGGCGATGTCCCGCTGCAGCTGGCCGAGGTGGCAGCGGTGCTGGATGCCGGCCTGGCCGCATTGCGCTACAGTCTGATTCCCCCGGGGTTGGACCAGGTGATTGTGGGAGATATGGAGCGGTCGCGGTTACCGCGGGGCATCCGGGCGCTCTTTTTATGCGGTCTGAATGAGGGCTGCCTGCCGGCTGCGGCAAAAAGCCAGGGCATATTAAACGCCGCGGAACGGGACAAACTGGCCGCCATCTGGCCGGACCGGCTGACCGCTACCAGTGTGTCCATGCAGTATGAGCAGTTTTTGCTTTATCGCCTGCTGGCGGAAAGCGCGGGGCAGCTCTGGTTTTGTTATCCTCTGGGCGATGCCGAAGGCAAGTCCCGCCTGCCGGCCCAGCCCCTGCGGCGGCTGCGGGAATTGCTCCCCGTGCGGGAAGAGGTGGTGCTGCCCGAGGTTGTGCCGGCCCGCCCGCCCTGGGAGCAGAACGAGCACCTGGGCCGCCTGCTGTCCGGTCTGACCGCGTGCTGGCAGACAGCGCGACGGGGCGGCTATGTGCATCCGGGCTGGTGGCAGGTCTACAATGTGATGTTGCAGAGCCCGGAATGGCGGTCGCGCCTGTCCTCTTTACGCCAGGGGTTGTGGGAAGTCAACCAGGAAAAACCACTGGGCGGACAGCTGGCGGCCCGGCTGTGGCTGAAAAAGCAGGGGGGACGGACGGTGCTTTACAGCAGTTCTTCCCGTCTGGAGAGGTTTGCCTCCTGTCCCTTTGCTCATTTCTTGTCTTATGGCCTGGGTCTGGTGGAACGCCAGCAGCACAAACTGGCTCCTCCCGACACCGGTCGCCTCTATCACACCGTCCTGCAAGATTTTGTGCAGTATGTGCAAAACCATGGCCTGGACTGGGCACAAGTGGATGATGCTTTGATTCAGACTGTTTGCGGGCAGCTATTGGAAAAGCACGGCCGGCGATTGCAGAACGCTATTTTGTTCAGCAATGCCCGCCAGCGGGCCGTTTTGCGGCGTTTGCAAACCAATCTGGAACGGGCGCTGCGGGCGCTGGTCCGGCAGATGCGGCACAGCGCCTTTCGCCCCGCCGCCTGCGAGGTGCGTTTCGGTACGGGTGGGGCGACTCCTGTCCCCCACCTGGAGGTGCCCCTGTCCGGAGGGGCGCTTCTGGCCCTGACCGGGCAAATTGACCGCCTGGATCTGGCCAGCGGACCGGGTGGCGAGTTGTACTACCGGGTGGTGGACTACAAAACCGGCCCCAGCAGCCTTGCTTTACCCGAACTGCTGGCCGGAACCCAGTTGCAGTTGCTGGTGTATTTAAGCGCGGCCCGGCAGGTGCTGACAGCCGGAGCTGGGGGCGTGCCATTACCGGCCGGAGCTTTCTATATGCCGGTGCACAGTGCCCCGCTCAAACTGGATGAGCCACTGCCGCCGGACCGGCTGGCACTGGAACAGCTCAAGCAGTTCCGCCTGCAGGGGCTGGTGGTAAACCATGGGGCCCGGTTCTGGCCGCTGCTGGATAGCCAACTGCGTGCCGGTGTTGTTTCGGTACTGGTACCGGTTTGTCTGACCAGGGAGGGGGATGTGCATAAAAATTACCTGGCCAGTATTTTCACCCGGGAGGAACTGGCAGTGTTGCAAAACAGCCTGCAGCAATTATTGCAAAGGCTGGGGCAGGATATTCTGGCCGGGCGAGTGGATATCGCCCCCCTGAAAGTGGGCGGGCGCAGCGCCTGCGATTACTGCCTTTATTACCCGGTCTGCCGTTTTGACCTGTGGCTGCCCGAGAACAGTTACCGGCTGCTGGGTGCCCGGACCAAACAGCTGCGCGAGCAGGTGTCCGGCCTGGCCGGCAGAAAGGGGGAAGAAACCATTGTCCTCTACCGTCTGGACAGATGA
- the addA gene encoding helicase-exonuclease AddAB subunit AddA, whose product MSSTVWTDEQRAAIHQHGRNLLVAAAAGAGKTAVLVERVIQMLLNECSPVDLDRLLVVTFTEAAASEMRQRIGAALQERLQRAGGAKQRLLNQLLLLPRALIGTLHSFCSELLRRHFYHLQLDPAFRIMDENEAFFLRQEVLEEVLQGKYQELEERPDQPFFQLTALLAGRHGDDRRLYDLVWRFYSFALSLPRPRAWLNWLVGSLENASACWEEQPWLVAWQDGVYLELGAAAESLALALELTRQPGGPAVYEPLLAQELAAVEKCLALCRAPYEQLKQSLLEAATFGRLPSLKKGEFREDYQQQVKDLRNKAKDGLKKLIKTYFSRPALEMLADLRQAAPLLRALVELVLDFDLAYRRAKLDRGLLDFSDLEHYALALLAENAELSPWSVEAPDQPQAPLLASPLAREYRQQFAAVLVDEYQDINGVQEAILELVSAGHNRFMVGDVKQSIYRFRLADPGLFLQRYQDYVAWTELPKLADGLVRHLADQVPGLRIDLTANFRSIPGILAAVNFLCGRMMSARVAEIDYDERARLRSPRPGEEEKPPGGEVEIHLLEYRPPAAGTEPEDLENGGEIEEEGAGALPVREELDQVRLEARYLAGWLKETLARGLELPDGAGGQRRATWRDVVILLRSLQHTAGIYLEEFRRQGIPVYADGSGGYFAASEVQTVLALLQVIDNPRRDIPLAAVLRSGFVGLSAAHLARLRLACPQGDFYTAVQYAWQNPAVLEDDRAAASLLAFQERLKVWRQMATQVEPAELLEEIYRRTGFYDLVGALPGGSLRQANLRLLVDRARQFAGTSYRGLFRFLRYIEQMQEQGRDLDTARSLSESEDVVRIMSIHRSKGLQFPVVIVAGLGRRFNMRDIQSDWLLHRQLGCGPLLFDPQDYTRRPTVLHHLLRQRLRLESLAEEMRLFYVAVTRARYRLLLTATARHLPALIQNWQSYAGLVGDGRPLPVSLLAGANSCLDWVGPALFTVPALAGLSWPEDAPLELPTPAGLLCLRPAARLASLWQAAGDEQPEDVLWLQRLRDLQPLPRSWLEEQAPEGEKLPDDEELAGALFWRYPRAALSGIPAKLSVTEWSKRQEEEADLPAGVMFETAVVGNFEPENVALPPGFDLPVFHSGGHHAVERGQAMHLAMQHLDLEWLARTTPARREIIEEIERQLARMVERGVLGAGQRELVNVEQIAGFVDSPTGRRLLVAAVSGQVWRELPFTVALPCRELFPALAVEGAEEESIILQGIIDCLLGEPDGLVIIDYKSDYITAGQAAEFVRRHSSQLDLYARAVEHITGRIVKEKILYSFTLGRSWVV is encoded by the coding sequence TTGTCCTCTACCGTCTGGACAGATGAACAAAGGGCGGCGATCCACCAGCATGGCCGCAACCTGCTGGTGGCTGCGGCGGCCGGGGCGGGCAAAACCGCCGTGCTGGTGGAAAGGGTAATCCAAATGCTGCTGAACGAGTGCAGCCCGGTGGACCTGGACCGGTTGCTGGTGGTGACTTTTACCGAGGCGGCGGCCAGCGAAATGCGGCAGCGCATCGGGGCTGCTCTGCAGGAGCGCCTGCAGCGGGCCGGCGGGGCAAAGCAGCGCCTTTTAAACCAGCTCCTGCTGTTGCCCCGGGCCCTCATCGGCACGCTGCACAGTTTTTGCAGTGAGCTTTTGCGCCGGCATTTTTACCACCTGCAACTGGACCCCGCTTTCCGGATTATGGATGAAAACGAAGCCTTCTTTCTCCGCCAGGAGGTGCTGGAGGAGGTGCTGCAGGGCAAATATCAGGAACTGGAAGAAAGGCCGGACCAGCCCTTTTTCCAGCTCACCGCCCTGCTGGCCGGCCGGCACGGCGATGACCGGCGCCTTTACGATCTGGTCTGGCGGTTTTACAGTTTCGCTTTGAGTTTGCCCCGGCCGCGGGCCTGGTTGAACTGGTTGGTCGGTTCTCTGGAAAATGCCTCCGCGTGCTGGGAAGAACAGCCCTGGCTGGTCGCCTGGCAGGACGGGGTCTATTTGGAGCTCGGCGCGGCGGCCGAGAGCCTGGCCCTGGCCCTGGAACTGACCCGGCAGCCCGGCGGGCCGGCGGTTTATGAACCGCTGCTGGCACAGGAACTGGCGGCGGTGGAAAAATGCCTGGCGCTTTGCCGGGCCCCTTATGAGCAGTTAAAACAGTCCCTGCTGGAAGCGGCCACTTTTGGCCGGTTGCCTTCTTTGAAAAAGGGGGAGTTCCGGGAAGACTACCAGCAGCAAGTGAAAGATTTGCGCAATAAGGCCAAGGATGGGCTGAAAAAGCTCATCAAAACTTATTTCTCCCGCCCGGCCCTGGAAATGCTGGCCGATCTGCGGCAGGCGGCGCCGCTGCTGCGGGCGCTGGTGGAACTGGTACTGGACTTCGATCTGGCCTACCGGCGGGCCAAGCTGGACAGAGGGCTGCTGGATTTTTCCGACCTGGAGCATTATGCCCTGGCTCTGCTGGCGGAAAACGCCGAGCTTTCCCCCTGGTCGGTCGAGGCGCCGGATCAGCCGCAGGCGCCACTCCTTGCTTCACCGCTGGCCCGGGAGTACCGGCAGCAGTTTGCCGCCGTGCTGGTGGATGAGTACCAGGACATCAACGGAGTGCAGGAGGCTATCCTGGAACTGGTGTCCGCCGGGCACAACCGCTTTATGGTGGGCGATGTAAAGCAGAGTATTTACCGCTTTCGCCTGGCCGATCCCGGTCTGTTTTTGCAGCGTTACCAGGATTATGTGGCCTGGACCGAACTGCCCAAATTGGCTGACGGGCTGGTTCGCCATCTAGCGGATCAAGTGCCGGGCCTGCGCATTGATCTTACGGCCAATTTCCGCAGTATACCCGGCATACTGGCAGCCGTTAATTTTCTCTGCGGCCGCATGATGAGCGCCCGGGTGGCCGAGATCGACTACGATGAGCGCGCCCGCCTGCGCAGCCCCCGGCCGGGGGAGGAAGAAAAGCCGCCCGGCGGCGAAGTGGAGATCCACCTGCTGGAATACCGGCCTCCCGCTGCCGGTACAGAACCGGAAGACCTGGAGAATGGTGGGGAGATCGAAGAAGAAGGGGCCGGTGCACTCCCTGTTCGGGAAGAATTGGATCAGGTGCGCCTGGAAGCCCGCTATCTGGCTGGTTGGCTGAAAGAAACCCTGGCCCGGGGGCTGGAACTGCCCGATGGCGCGGGCGGCCAGCGCCGGGCCACCTGGCGTGATGTGGTGATCCTGCTGCGCTCGCTGCAGCATACAGCCGGCATATACCTGGAAGAGTTTCGCCGGCAGGGCATCCCGGTTTATGCCGATGGCAGCGGGGGCTATTTTGCGGCCAGCGAAGTGCAGACCGTGCTGGCGCTCCTGCAGGTAATCGACAACCCGCGCCGCGACATTCCGCTGGCCGCCGTGCTGCGCTCCGGTTTCGTGGGGCTGAGCGCTGCGCACCTGGCCCGCCTGCGCCTGGCCTGTCCGCAGGGAGATTTTTACACGGCTGTGCAATATGCGTGGCAAAATCCGGCTGTGCTGGAGGACGACCGGGCGGCAGCCTCTTTGCTGGCCTTTCAGGAACGGCTCAAGGTGTGGCGGCAAATGGCCACGCAGGTGGAACCGGCCGAGTTGCTGGAGGAGATTTATCGCCGCACGGGGTTTTATGACCTGGTGGGAGCGCTGCCCGGCGGCAGCCTGCGCCAGGCCAACCTGCGCCTGCTGGTGGACCGGGCCAGGCAGTTTGCCGGCACATCTTACCGCGGTCTGTTCCGTTTTTTGCGCTATATTGAACAGATGCAGGAACAGGGGCGGGATCTGGATACCGCACGCTCGCTGAGCGAGAGCGAGGACGTGGTGCGAATCATGAGCATTCACCGCAGCAAGGGCCTGCAATTTCCCGTGGTGATTGTGGCCGGTTTGGGGCGCCGTTTCAATATGAGAGATATCCAGAGCGATTGGCTGCTGCACCGGCAGCTGGGCTGCGGCCCTCTGCTGTTTGACCCGCAGGACTATACCCGCCGGCCCACAGTTTTGCACCATTTGCTGCGGCAGCGGCTGCGCCTGGAGAGCCTGGCCGAGGAAATGCGCCTCTTTTATGTGGCGGTTACCCGCGCCCGCTACCGCCTGCTGCTAACCGCTACAGCGCGCCATTTGCCGGCCCTGATCCAAAACTGGCAGAGCTATGCCGGCCTGGTGGGCGACGGCCGTCCGCTGCCCGTTTCCCTGCTGGCCGGGGCAAACAGCTGTCTGGACTGGGTGGGACCGGCCCTGTTTACCGTTCCGGCCCTGGCCGGTCTGTCCTGGCCGGAAGATGCCCCGCTGGAGCTGCCCACTCCGGCCGGTCTTCTGTGCCTTAGACCGGCTGCCCGGCTGGCATCGCTCTGGCAGGCCGCCGGGGATGAGCAACCGGAGGATGTGCTCTGGCTGCAACGGCTCCGGGACCTCCAGCCTCTGCCCCGGTCCTGGCTGGAGGAGCAAGCGCCGGAGGGAGAAAAGCTGCCCGACGATGAGGAGTTGGCCGGGGCTCTCTTCTGGCGCTACCCGCGCGCTGCCCTGTCCGGCATTCCGGCCAAGCTGAGTGTGACCGAGTGGAGCAAACGGCAGGAGGAAGAAGCGGATTTGCCAGCTGGCGTAATGTTTGAAACTGCCGTTGTGGGTAATTTTGAGCCGGAGAATGTAGCTCTGCCGCCCGGTTTTGACCTGCCGGTTTTTCACAGTGGTGGCCATCATGCTGTCGAGCGCGGCCAGGCCATGCACCTGGCCATGCAACATCTGGATCTGGAGTGGCTGGCCCGGACAACACCCGCCCGCCGGGAAATAATAGAGGAGATCGAGCGGCAACTGGCACGGATGGTGGAGCGGGGCGTTCTGGGGGCCGGGCAGCGGGAGCTGGTTAATGTGGAGCAGATCGCCGGTTTTGTGGACAGCCCGACCGGACGGCGGTTGCTGGTAGCCGCTGTAAGCGGCCAGGTCTGGCGGGAACTGCCCTTCACTGTGGCCCTGCCCTGCCGGGAGCTCTTTCCCGCCCTGGCGGTGGAGGGAGCGGAGGAAGAAAGTATAATCCTGCAGGGCATTATTGATTGCCTGTTGGGCGAGCCGGACGGTCTGGTGATCATTGACTACAAGTCCGACTACATCACCGCCGGGCAGGCGGCAGAATTTGTCCGCCGCCACAGCTCCCAGCTGGATCTCTATGCCCGGGCCGTGGAGCACATTACCGGCCGGATCGTAAAAGAAAAAATTCTCTATTCCTTCACACTGGGCCGGTCCTGGGTGGTATAA
- a CDS encoding cell division FtsA domain-containing protein — MPERVFALDIGTRTVIGSLVELRDGKMQLLAQKMTEHDSRAVFDGQIHDIPRVARAVQKVKQELEQELGETLYEVAVAAAGRSLQTRRVLVEQETSPEREIDALVCRALEGEGIRLAHQQLQQDSPGLAGGEEFYCVGYSVVSYYLNGYTISNLLGHRGKKIGAEVIATFLPASVVNSMYAVLSRVGLEPVCLTLEPIAAAAVAIPENFRLLNLALVDIGAGTSDIAISRDGTIVAYGMVPVAGDEITEMVAEVCLADFQTAEEIKRRLAGGGEIVYQDIMGLENSIPAGELLAQIEPALDRLAEKIVAEILVLNNNLAPKSVFLVGGGGQVPGLADKIAAGLQIPRQRVGLRERKHLSDVQVIAGDIAGPEGVTVLGIARVALSRMGHDFIKITVNGRDYRLLWSRQLTVADALGLIEYDLRSLLAKNGADLVFYVNGERRVVFGELGQPATIVVNGQEASVKTAIKDGDWIEVSPARPGAPARLTVQQFLEQNYPGLDCRVEINGRPVTDCQIEIQSGDHLVLELPEGDLNRASLSPAETGKAARDGDTGGVVSEEQSGAGTGEGSSPADNEGNRSGAAGRPGHGPAAPVAGGGREAALVVTLNGRPLELVGPKQHLLVDLLNHLPAEFTLPVPGRVLRFYINGREAGYTAPLQPGDSVEARWE; from the coding sequence ATGCCGGAGCGGGTGTTTGCCCTGGATATAGGTACCAGAACGGTAATTGGATCACTGGTAGAATTAAGAGACGGCAAAATGCAACTGCTGGCTCAGAAAATGACCGAACATGACAGCCGGGCGGTTTTCGACGGCCAGATTCATGATATTCCCCGGGTGGCGCGGGCTGTGCAAAAGGTCAAGCAGGAGCTGGAACAGGAACTGGGGGAAACGCTGTACGAAGTGGCGGTGGCGGCGGCCGGCCGCTCGCTGCAGACGCGGCGGGTGCTGGTGGAGCAGGAAACAAGTCCGGAGCGGGAGATTGACGCTCTGGTCTGCCGGGCGCTGGAGGGTGAGGGCATCCGCCTGGCCCACCAGCAGCTGCAACAGGACAGTCCCGGCCTGGCGGGCGGGGAGGAGTTCTATTGTGTGGGTTATTCCGTGGTCAGCTATTACCTGAACGGTTACACCATTTCCAACCTGCTGGGCCACCGTGGCAAAAAGATCGGTGCTGAGGTGATCGCCACCTTTTTGCCTGCTTCCGTGGTCAACAGCATGTACGCCGTGCTTTCCCGGGTGGGTTTGGAGCCGGTTTGTTTGACACTGGAGCCCATCGCTGCTGCGGCGGTGGCCATACCGGAAAATTTCCGCCTGCTCAATCTGGCCCTGGTGGACATTGGCGCCGGTACGTCCGATATCGCCATATCCCGGGACGGAACCATTGTAGCCTACGGCATGGTGCCGGTGGCCGGGGATGAGATAACCGAAATGGTGGCCGAGGTTTGTCTGGCCGATTTTCAGACCGCGGAAGAAATCAAACGCCGGCTGGCTGGCGGCGGGGAGATTGTCTACCAGGACATCATGGGTTTGGAGAACAGCATTCCGGCCGGGGAGCTGCTGGCCCAGATCGAGCCGGCACTGGACCGCCTGGCCGAGAAGATTGTGGCCGAGATCCTGGTTTTAAATAACAACCTGGCCCCCAAATCGGTATTTCTGGTGGGCGGGGGTGGACAGGTACCCGGACTGGCGGATAAAATCGCCGCCGGGCTGCAGATACCCCGTCAGCGCGTGGGCCTGCGGGAAAGAAAGCACCTCAGCGATGTGCAGGTAATTGCGGGCGATATTGCCGGTCCGGAGGGCGTGACGGTGCTGGGTATAGCCCGGGTGGCGTTGAGCAGAATGGGGCATGATTTTATAAAGATCACTGTCAACGGGCGGGATTACCGCCTGCTCTGGTCCAGGCAACTGACCGTGGCTGACGCCCTGGGTCTGATTGAATATGACCTGCGTTCGCTTCTGGCCAAAAATGGTGCCGACCTGGTATTTTATGTTAATGGGGAGCGCCGGGTGGTTTTTGGTGAACTGGGTCAGCCCGCCACTATTGTGGTCAACGGGCAGGAAGCCAGTGTGAAAACAGCTATCAAAGACGGGGACTGGATTGAAGTGAGCCCGGCCCGGCCCGGTGCACCGGCCCGCCTGACGGTGCAGCAGTTTCTGGAGCAGAACTACCCCGGTCTGGACTGCCGGGTGGAAATCAATGGTCGTCCCGTCACCGACTGCCAGATAGAGATCCAAAGCGGTGACCATCTGGTGCTCGAGCTACCGGAAGGAGATTTGAACAGAGCCTCACTTTCCCCGGCGGAAACCGGAAAAGCTGCGCGCGATGGTGACACAGGGGGGGTTGTGTCGGAAGAACAGAGCGGCGCAGGGACAGGGGAGGGGAGTTCACCGGCTGATAATGAAGGCAACCGGAGCGGTGCTGCGGGGCGCCCGGGGCATGGCCCGGCTGCTCCGGTTGCGGGAGGCGGAAGAGAAGCGGCGCTGGTGGTGACGCTGAATGGTCGCCCGCTGGAACTGGTGGGGCCCAAGCAGCACCTGCTGGTGGACCTGCTGAACCACCTGCCGGCCGAATTTACTTTGCCCGTGCCGGGCCGGGTGCTGCGCTTTTATATCAACGGACGGGAGGCCGGTTACACAGCGCCCCTGCAGCCCGGCGATAGCGTGGAGGCGCGCTGGGAGTAG
- the cax gene encoding calcium/proton exchanger — MQKDDGGLMNYLYYLLVAVPVAVYLELTHASPLLIFVFSSLAIIPLAGLMGKSTEELAIVAGPRVGGLLNATFGNATELIITIFALKEGLFDVVKASIAGSILGNILLVLGFAAFLGGIKNKTLQFNYQIANLNTSLLFLVVVALIIPAMFYHAGDLDSAEAQTLSLITAILLITIYVTSLYFSFKSHRHLFHTSHNVLEKAEWNKYVSLAVLAGSVVLVALMSEFLVGSLEHMVQQVGVSEIFIGFILIPIIGNAAEHSTAVLMAIKNRMDLALEIAVGSSTQIALMITPLLVFISYLFGKPMHLIFHQLELTGIALAVLVVNFAIRDGETNYLEGLILLFTYVILGTAFYFV; from the coding sequence ATGCAAAAGGATGATGGTGGACTGATGAACTACCTCTACTATTTACTGGTTGCCGTACCTGTCGCCGTATATCTGGAACTGACCCACGCCAGCCCGTTGCTCATCTTTGTTTTTTCTTCGCTGGCCATCATACCTCTGGCCGGGCTGATGGGCAAGAGCACCGAGGAACTGGCCATTGTGGCCGGGCCGCGGGTGGGAGGGTTGTTAAACGCTACTTTCGGTAACGCCACCGAGCTGATCATCACCATATTTGCCCTCAAAGAAGGGCTCTTCGATGTGGTCAAGGCCAGCATTGCCGGCAGTATTTTGGGCAACATTCTGCTGGTGCTGGGTTTTGCCGCCTTTTTAGGTGGGATTAAAAACAAGACTTTGCAATTTAATTATCAGATTGCCAACCTGAACACCTCGCTGCTTTTTCTGGTGGTAGTGGCACTGATCATACCGGCCATGTTTTATCACGCCGGCGACCTGGACAGCGCTGAAGCCCAGACCCTGTCGCTCATTACAGCCATTCTGCTGATCACAATTTACGTTACCAGTCTGTATTTTTCTTTCAAATCACACCGCCACCTCTTTCACACTTCGCACAATGTGCTGGAAAAAGCCGAGTGGAACAAATATGTTTCTCTGGCCGTACTGGCCGGGTCGGTGGTGCTGGTGGCCCTGATGAGCGAATTTCTGGTGGGCTCCCTGGAGCACATGGTGCAGCAGGTGGGTGTGAGCGAAATTTTCATCGGCTTTATTCTCATTCCGATTATCGGTAACGCAGCCGAACACAGCACTGCGGTCTTGATGGCCATCAAAAACCGCATGGATCTGGCGCTGGAAATTGCTGTGGGCAGCAGTACCCAGATCGCCTTGATGATCACGCCACTCCTGGTGTTTATCAGCTACCTGTTCGGCAAGCCCATGCACTTGATCTTTCACCAGCTGGAGCTTACCGGTATTGCCCTGGCCGTGCTGGTGGTCAATTTTGCCATTCGCGATGGAGAAACCAACTATCTGGAAGGATTGATCCTCTTATTCACATATGTAATTCTGGGCACTGCATTTTATTTCGTATAA
- a CDS encoding DRTGG domain-containing protein, with protein sequence MLRAEVLWGREQMDREVSCGFGCDLISDSLSFARPGCLLLTGLTNVQIVRLAEMVEAQAIVFVRGKKPGMEVIELACQKNLPLLSTQFFLFESCGILYQAGLRSF encoded by the coding sequence CTGTTACGCGCCGAGGTGCTGTGGGGCAGGGAGCAAATGGACAGGGAAGTCAGCTGCGGTTTTGGTTGCGATTTGATCAGCGACTCGCTCAGTTTTGCCCGTCCCGGCTGTCTTTTGCTCACCGGCCTGACCAACGTGCAAATTGTACGACTGGCGGAAATGGTAGAAGCGCAGGCTATTGTCTTTGTGCGGGGCAAAAAGCCTGGAATGGAAGTAATCGAGTTGGCCTGTCAGAAAAACCTCCCGCTGCTCAGTACCCAGTTTTTCCTCTTTGAAAGCTGTGGCATACTTTACCAGGCGGGGCTGCGCAGCTTCTGA